The following are encoded in a window of Rhinolophus sinicus isolate RSC01 linkage group LG12, ASM3656204v1, whole genome shotgun sequence genomic DNA:
- the COX20 gene encoding cytochrome c oxidase assembly protein COX20, mitochondrial → MAAAPEPGEAGKGKPFKLLGILDVENIPCARDSILYGSLGSAVAGLGHFLLTSRIRRSCDVAVGGFILVTLGCWFHCRYNHAKLRIQERIAREGIKNRILYESTHLDPERKQTNGNGSN, encoded by the exons ATGGCCGCAGCGCCGGAGCCCGGCGAGGCCGGGAAGGGGAAG CCCTTTAAGCTCCTAGGAATTTTAGATGTCGAAAACATTCCTTGTGCACGGGACTCGATATTATATGGTTCATTAGGATCTGCTGTGGCTGGCCTTGGACATTTTTTGTTAACGA GTAGAATTAGAAGGTCATGTGATGTTGCAGTAGGAGGATTCATCTTGGTGACTTTAGGCTGCTG GTTCCATTGTAGGTATAATCATGCAAAGCTAAGAATACAGGAAAGAATTGCCagagaaggaattaaaaataggattttataTGAAAGTACCCACCTTGatcctgaaagaaaacaaaccaacgGGAATGGCAGCAACTGA